A stretch of Prunus dulcis chromosome 6, ALMONDv2, whole genome shotgun sequence DNA encodes these proteins:
- the LOC117630682 gene encoding pentatricopeptide repeat-containing protein ELI1, chloroplastic, whose protein sequence is MTSSTTPLVTTTPTHRQHPPSIDRLTFLIDKSKSINHLLQTHALLLRHGLHNHPILNFKLQRSYASLGRLDYTVALFQRTHNPSVFFWTSIIHSHAQCGLHDLALMYYTQMLTNGVEPNCFTFSAVMKTCPLRLGKALHSQTIKLGFDSDLYVRTGLVDVYARAGDVVSARQLFDTMPEKSLVSLTAMITCYAKRGEVEEARVLFDGMEERDVVCWNVMIDGYAQHGMPNEALLLFRKMLVAKIKPNELTVLSLLSACGQLGALESGRWLHSYIESNGIQVNAHVGTALIDMYSKCGSLEDARLVFDMIDEKDVVAWNSMIVGYAMHGFSRDALRLFHEMRRLSCQPTDITFIGVLSACAYAGLVSEGRAFFSSMKDEYGIEPKIEHYGCMVNLLSRAGQLEEAYEFVKNMKIDPDPVLWGTLLGACRLHGNITLGEEIAEFLLGQNLENSGTFILLSNIYAAAGNWDGVARVRTLMKHSGIQKEPGCSSIEVDNKVHEFLAGDRRSPRSKEIYMMIKEMNQWLTAHGYTPQIDTVLHDLGEREKEQSLEVHSEKLAIAFGLISTQPGTTIKIVKNLRVCSDCHAVTKLISKITGRKIVMRDRNRFHHFANGSCSCGDYW, encoded by the coding sequence atgACCTCCTCAACAACCCCTCTGGTCACCACCACACCCACTCACCGCCAACACCCGCCATCAATTGACAGACTCACATTCCTCATCGACAAGTCAAAATCCATCAACCACCTTCTGCAAACGCACGCCCTTCTCCTCCGCCACGGTCTCCACAACCACCCAATCCTCAACTTTAAGCTGCAACGCTCCTACGCCTCTCTCGGCCGCCTCGACTACACAGTCGCCCTTTTCCAACGAACCCACAACCCCAGCGTCTTCTTCTGGACCTCCATCATCCACAGCCATGCCCAATGCGGTCTTCATGACCTTGCCCTCATGTACTACACCCAAATGCTGACCAATGGCGTAGAACCCAATTGCTTCACCTTCTCCGCTGTCATGAAAACTTGCCCGCTTAGACTCGGAAAAGCCCTCCATTCCCAGACGATTAAACTCGGGTTTGATTCGGATTTGTATGTCAGGACGGGTCTTGTTGATGTTTATGCGAGAGCTGGTGATGTCGTGTCTGCAAGACAACTGTTTGATACAATGCCTGAGAAGAGTTTGGTTTCTTTGACGGCGATGATCACTTGTTATGCAAAAAGAGGGGAGGTTGAGGAGGCCCGTGTGCTGTTTGATGGGATGGAGGAGAGAGATGTGGTATGTTGGAATGTGATGATTGATGGGTATGCTCAGCATGGGATGCCAAATGAGGCTTTGTTGCTGTTTAGGAAAATGCTGGTGGCGAAAATTAAGCCAAACGAACTGACTGTACTGTCTTTGCTCTCTGCTTGTGGGCAGCTTGGGGCTCTTGAATCAGGTCGATGGCTTCATTCTTACATTGAAAGTAATGGGATTCAAGTCAATGCTCATGTAGGAACTGCTTTGATTGATATGTATAGTAAATGTGGTAGTTTGGAGGATGCTCGTCTGGTTTTTGATATGATCGATGAGAAGGACGTTGTTGCTTGGAATTCGATGATTGTAGGTTATGCAATGCACGGATTTAGCCGAGATGCATTGCGGTTGTTCCATGAAATGCGTAGACTTAGTTGCCAACCTACTGATATAACCTTCATTGGTGTTTTGAGTGCTTGTGCCTATGCTGGTTTGGTCAGCGAGGGACGAGCTTTTTTCAGTTCAATGAAGGATGAATATGGAATTGAACCGAAGATTGAGCATTACGGGTGCATGGTAAATCTCCTCAGCCGTGCTGGACAGCTTGAAGAAGCATATGAGTTTGTCAAGAACATGAAGATAGATCCTGATCCTGTCCTATGGGGAACTCTACTTGGGGCTTGTAGACTCCATGGTAACATTACTTTGGGAGAGGAGATAGCAGAGTTTCTCCTTGGCCAAAACCTTGAAAATTCAGGAACATTTATTCTTCTTTCTAACATCTATGCCGCAGCTGGGAACTGGGATGGGGTGGCAAGGGTGAGGACCTTGATGAAACACAGTGGGATTCAGAAGGAGCCTGGTTGCAGCTCAATTGAAGTGGACAACAAGGTGCATGAATTCCTTGCAGGGGATAGGAGAAGCCCGAGGAGCAAAGAAATATACATGATGATCAAGGAGATGAACCAGTGGCTTACGGCTCACGGTTACACCCCACAAATTGATACTGTGCTACATGATttgggggagagagaaaaggagcAATCCCTTGAAGTTCATAGTGAGAAGCTTGCTATTGCTTTCGGGCTAATAAGCACTCAACCGGGAACTACAATCAAAATTGTAAAGAACCTCCGTGTGTGTTCGGATTGTCATGCCGTGACCAAgctaatttcaaaaattaccGGGCGGAAGATTGTAATGAGGGACAGAAACAGGTTTCACCACTTTGCAAATGGTTCATGCTCTTGTGGCGATTACTGGTGA
- the LOC117632678 gene encoding cytochrome P450 81Q32-like: MEQGIFFSTTSLSLIFITIFIFQFFLKTKRRRYTNLPPNPFSLPILGHLHLLKAPVHRTLHRLSQKHGPIFSLWFGSQRVVIVSSPSAVQECFTRNDIVLANRPSLLLFKHIGYNSTTISTSPYGDHWRNLRRIGAIEIFSSARLNTFANTRKDEVKHLICKLAQNSVHEFAKVELKSMFTELTFNIIMTMVAGKRYYGDDVSVDKEEAKQFRQIMKEVFAHSGAVNPADFLPILNWIGSNAYEKRVMKLAKKTDSFLQGLIDEQRSKGKNGTMIDHLLSLQDSQPEYYTDQLIKGFILVLLLAGTDTSSVTLEWALSHLLNNPHVLRKARAELDAQLDQEHLVDEQNISKLPYLQGIISETLRLCPAAPMLVPHFASDDCTIGGFDVPCGTMVLVNAWAIHRDPQLWDDPEKFKPERFKSGEDLSHKLMPFGMGRRACPGSGLAQRVVGLTLGTLIQCFEWKRVDEEEIDMTEGKGLTMPKAVPLEALCKTRSIVNKLLP, translated from the exons ATGGAACAAggcatcttcttctccacaACGTCCCTCTCTCTTATCTTCATCACAATCTTCATTTTCCAGTTctttctcaaaacaaaacgACGACGTTACACAAACCTCCCACCAAACCCTTTTTCTCTCCCCATCCTAGGCCATCTCCATCTCTTGAAAGCCCCGGTCCACCGAACCTTACACCGCCTCTCTCAAAAACACGGCcctattttctctctctggttCGGTTCGCAGCGCGTGGTCATAGTCTCATCCCCGTCCGCTGTCCAAGAGTGTTTCACAAGAAACGACATCGTTTTGGCAAACCGTCCTTCACTGCTCCTATTCAAGCACATAGGCTACAACAGCACGACCATCTCAACCTCTCCATACGGCGACCACTGGCGCAACCTCCGCCGCATCGGTGCCATCGAGATTTTCTCCTCCGCTCGACTCAACACATTCGCAAACACACGAAAAGACGAAGTCAAACACCTCATATGCAAACTTGCACAAAACTCGGTGCATGAGTTTGCGAAGGTGGAGTTGAAGTCTATGTTCACTGAGCTAACCTTTAACATCATAATGACAATGGTGGCGGGGAAGAGGTACTATGGGGATGACGTGTCGGTGGACAAGGAAGAGGCCAAGCAGTTCAGGCAGATTATGAAGGAGGTTTTTGCTCATAGTGGGGCAGTGAACCCAGCAGATTTCTTGCCCattttgaattggattgggaGCAATGCTTATGAAAAGAGGGTGATGAAGTTGGCTAAGAAGACTGATTCGTTTTTGCAAGGTCTGATTGATGAGCAAAGGAGTAAGGGTAAAAATGGAACTATGATCGACCATTTGCTTTCTCTGCAGGACTCACAGCCTGAATATTATACTGACCAACTCATCAAGGGCTTTATACTG GTGCTGTTATTGGCTGGCACTGATACATCATCAGTCACACTGGAATGGGCCCTGTCTCATCTACTTAACAATCCACATGTGCTAAGAAAGGCTAGAGCTGAACTGGATGCTCAACTTGACCAAGAACACTTAGTTGATGAACAAAATATCTCTAAACTACCCTACCTTCAAGGCATTATATCAGAGACGCTGCGGTTGTGCCCAGCCGCCCCGATGCTAGTACCACATTTTGCATCTGATGACTGCACTATTGGGGGATTCGACGTTCCATGTGGCACAATGGTATTGGTGAATGCATGGGCCATACATAGAGATCCACAGTTGTGGGATGATCCTGAAAAGTTCAAGCCTGAGAGGTTCAAAAGTGGTGAGGATCTGTCACACAAGCTCATGCCATTTGGAATGGGGAGGAGAGCTTGCCCTGGATCAGGCTTGGCGCAACGTGTGGTGGGCTTGACCTTGGGGACATTGATCCAATGCTTTGAGTGGAAGAGAGTTGACGAGGAGGAGATTGACATGACTGAAGGTAAAGGACTCACCATGCCAAAAGCTGTACCTTTGGAGGCTCTGTGTAAAACCCGCTCTATTGTGAACAAGCTTCTACCTTGA
- the LOC117630683 gene encoding WD40 repeat-containing protein HOS15 isoform X1 — protein MTSITSVELNFLVFRYLQESGFTHSAFALGYEAGINKSTIDGNLVPPGALITFVQKGLQYLEMEANLSNSDADLDEDFSLINPLDLITKDLYQLRQMIKEKRKNLQKDRDKDKERESYKKDKELEKEHEGERARVKEKERQEREKEFEKDRERIEKNKEQEKQHEDHNDRDMVTDQEEKINVKHEENGASGEPMDIPTTDVEIPSSDVTILEGHTSEVCACAWSPAGSLLASGSGDSTARIWTIAEGSSRLSQNGSSNVLVLKHVKGRTNEKSKDVTTLDWNGEGTLLATGSYDGQARIWTTNGELRSTLSKHKGPIFSLKWNKKGDYLLTGSCDKTAIVWDVKAEESKQQFEFHSGPTLDVDWRNNNSFAMSSTDNMIYVCKIGETRPIKTFTGHQGEVNCVKWDPTGSLLASCSDDISAKIWSMKQEKYVHDLREHSKEIYTIRWSPTGPGTNNANQQLVLASASFDSTVKLWDVELGKLLYSLNGHRDPVYSVAFSPNGEYLASGSLDKSMHIWSLKEGKIVKTYTGNGGIFEVCWNKEGDKIAACFANNTVCVLDFRM, from the exons ATGACCTCCATCACCTCCGTCGAGTTGAATTTCCTCGTCTTTCGTTACCTTCAGGAATCAG GCTTCACACACTCAGCTTTTGCTTTAGGATATGAGGCCGGTATCAACAAAAGCACTATAGATGGCAATTTGGTTCCACCTGGTGCCCTCATTACATTTGTACAAAAAGGACTTCAGTACTTGGAGATGGAAGCTAACTTGAGTAAT AGTGACGCAGATTTGGACGAGGATTTCTCATTGATAAACCCTTTAGATCTTATCACAAAGGATTTATATCAACTTAGGCAAATGattaaagagaaaaggaagaatcTACAGAAGGATAGAGACAAAGATAAAGAGCGTGAGTCTTATAAGAAAGATAAGGAGCTTGAAAAAGAACATGAAGGAGAGCGGGCACGAgtaaaagagaaggaaaggcAAGAAAGggagaaggaatttgaaaaGGACAGAGAGAGGATAGAAAAGAATAAGGAGCAAGAAAAGCAGCATGAGGACCACAATGACAGAGATATGGTTACTGATCAGGAAGAGAAGATTAATGTcaaacatgaagaaaatggAGCTTCTGGAG AACCAATGGATATTCCTACAACAGATGTTGAAATCCCTAGTTCTGATGTGACAATTCTAGAAGGCCATACTTCTGAG GTATGTGCTTGTGCTTGGAGTCCAGCAGGGTCCCTTCTTGCATCAGG GTCTGGAGATTCGACAGCTCGTATTTGGACCATTGCTGAAGGAAGCTCCAGATTGTCACAAAACGGGTCCTCAAATGTGTTGGTTCTGAAGCATGTTAAGGGTAGAACAAATGAGAAGAGTAAAGATGTCACGACACTGGATTGGAAT GGAGAGGGAACACTGCTTGCAACGGGTTCGTATGATGGGCAAGCAAGAATTTGGACTACAAATG GTGAATTAAGAAGTACTTTGAGCAAACATAAAGGACCTATATTCTCTCTAAAGTGGAACAAAAAGGGGGATTATCTTCTTACGGGAAGCTGCGATAAAACTGCAATTGTGTGGGATGTGAAGGCAGAAGAATCAAAACAACAGTTTGAATTCCATTCAG GTCCAACACTTGATGTTGACTGGCGCAACAATAATTCATTTGCAATGAGCTCAACAGACAATATGATATATGTTTGCAAGATTGGGGAAACCCGCCCTATTAAAACTTTTACAGGTCATCAG GGTGAAGTTAATTGCGTTAAATGGGATCCAACCGGTTCATTGTTGGCTTCATGTTCTGATGATATCAGTGCAAAG ATATGGAGCATGAAGCAGGAAAAATATGTCCATGATTTAAGAGAGCATTCTAAG GAGATATACACTATCAGATGGAGTCCCACTGGGCCGGGAACAAACAACGCTAACCAGCAGTTGGTTCTTGCAAG TGCATCGTTTGACTCCACTGTGAAGCTATGGGATGTGGAACTAGGAAAACTTCTCTACAGCTTGAATGGACACAG GGATCCTGTGTATTCTGTTGCCTTCAGCCCAAATGGTGAGTATTTAGCCAGTGGATCTCTTGATAAATCCATGCATATCTGGTCACTGAAGGAAGGCAAGATCGTGAAAACATACACAGGAAATGGCGgtatatttgaagtctgctgGAACAAGGAAGGTGACAAAATTGCTGCATGTTTTGCCAACAATACTGTCTGCGTTTTAGATTTTAGAATGTGA
- the LOC117630683 gene encoding WD40 repeat-containing protein HOS15 isoform X2, which yields MIKEKRKNLQKDRDKDKERESYKKDKELEKEHEGERARVKEKERQEREKEFEKDRERIEKNKEQEKQHEDHNDRDMVTDQEEKINVKHEENGASGEPMDIPTTDVEIPSSDVTILEGHTSEVCACAWSPAGSLLASGSGDSTARIWTIAEGSSRLSQNGSSNVLVLKHVKGRTNEKSKDVTTLDWNGEGTLLATGSYDGQARIWTTNGELRSTLSKHKGPIFSLKWNKKGDYLLTGSCDKTAIVWDVKAEESKQQFEFHSGPTLDVDWRNNNSFAMSSTDNMIYVCKIGETRPIKTFTGHQGEVNCVKWDPTGSLLASCSDDISAKIWSMKQEKYVHDLREHSKEIYTIRWSPTGPGTNNANQQLVLASASFDSTVKLWDVELGKLLYSLNGHRDPVYSVAFSPNGEYLASGSLDKSMHIWSLKEGKIVKTYTGNGGIFEVCWNKEGDKIAACFANNTVCVLDFRM from the exons ATGattaaagagaaaaggaagaatcTACAGAAGGATAGAGACAAAGATAAAGAGCGTGAGTCTTATAAGAAAGATAAGGAGCTTGAAAAAGAACATGAAGGAGAGCGGGCACGAgtaaaagagaaggaaaggcAAGAAAGggagaaggaatttgaaaaGGACAGAGAGAGGATAGAAAAGAATAAGGAGCAAGAAAAGCAGCATGAGGACCACAATGACAGAGATATGGTTACTGATCAGGAAGAGAAGATTAATGTcaaacatgaagaaaatggAGCTTCTGGAG AACCAATGGATATTCCTACAACAGATGTTGAAATCCCTAGTTCTGATGTGACAATTCTAGAAGGCCATACTTCTGAG GTATGTGCTTGTGCTTGGAGTCCAGCAGGGTCCCTTCTTGCATCAGG GTCTGGAGATTCGACAGCTCGTATTTGGACCATTGCTGAAGGAAGCTCCAGATTGTCACAAAACGGGTCCTCAAATGTGTTGGTTCTGAAGCATGTTAAGGGTAGAACAAATGAGAAGAGTAAAGATGTCACGACACTGGATTGGAAT GGAGAGGGAACACTGCTTGCAACGGGTTCGTATGATGGGCAAGCAAGAATTTGGACTACAAATG GTGAATTAAGAAGTACTTTGAGCAAACATAAAGGACCTATATTCTCTCTAAAGTGGAACAAAAAGGGGGATTATCTTCTTACGGGAAGCTGCGATAAAACTGCAATTGTGTGGGATGTGAAGGCAGAAGAATCAAAACAACAGTTTGAATTCCATTCAG GTCCAACACTTGATGTTGACTGGCGCAACAATAATTCATTTGCAATGAGCTCAACAGACAATATGATATATGTTTGCAAGATTGGGGAAACCCGCCCTATTAAAACTTTTACAGGTCATCAG GGTGAAGTTAATTGCGTTAAATGGGATCCAACCGGTTCATTGTTGGCTTCATGTTCTGATGATATCAGTGCAAAG ATATGGAGCATGAAGCAGGAAAAATATGTCCATGATTTAAGAGAGCATTCTAAG GAGATATACACTATCAGATGGAGTCCCACTGGGCCGGGAACAAACAACGCTAACCAGCAGTTGGTTCTTGCAAG TGCATCGTTTGACTCCACTGTGAAGCTATGGGATGTGGAACTAGGAAAACTTCTCTACAGCTTGAATGGACACAG GGATCCTGTGTATTCTGTTGCCTTCAGCCCAAATGGTGAGTATTTAGCCAGTGGATCTCTTGATAAATCCATGCATATCTGGTCACTGAAGGAAGGCAAGATCGTGAAAACATACACAGGAAATGGCGgtatatttgaagtctgctgGAACAAGGAAGGTGACAAAATTGCTGCATGTTTTGCCAACAATACTGTCTGCGTTTTAGATTTTAGAATGTGA